A window of Silurus meridionalis isolate SWU-2019-XX chromosome 4, ASM1480568v1, whole genome shotgun sequence contains these coding sequences:
- the LOC124384118 gene encoding uncharacterized protein LOC124384118, with protein sequence MLFTVIYGGKKKLIKVDGADYTSLMTQVKKKFSISEKDLMLQDDTGVEVDEDVFTDLLEERSHDILWRVVDKDSECSVLNSSCSSQTDTLSVSSETDDSAGPSSKRPRLDGLFEAKQFVRNILVENAGGTAILDEYKEHGKLTDSARRHLVNIVVAHITDKEGIHTQELDMNIFMTLRATKDTYLGDSKQFCGKANTMVDTTARRMPGQVEHQTVRAVEDQQLIEKLATIWNCS encoded by the exons ATGCTGTTCACAGTAATCTACggaggaaagaaaaagctgATAAAAGTAGATGGAGCAGATTACACTAGTTTAATGACTCAAG TTAAGAAGAAATTTTCAATAAGTGAGAAAGATCTGATGTTACAAGATGACACTGGTGTTGAGGTGGATGAAGATGTATTCACTGACTTGCTGGAGGAGAGATCACATGATATCCTATGGAGAGTTGTTGACAAAGATTCCG AATGCTCAGTCCTCAATTCATCCTGTAGCTCACAAACTGACACTCTCTCAGTGTCGTCTGAGACTGATGACAGTGCTGGACCAAGCTCCAAGAGACCTCGTCTTGATGGACTTTTTGAGGCAAAACAG TTTGTTAGAAACATTTTAGTGGAAAATGCTGGAGGAACTGCGATTTTGGATGAATATAAAGAACATGGAAAACTCACAGACTCAGCCCGGCGACACTTGGTTAACATTGTTGTTGCGCACATTACTGACAAAGAAGG GATCCATACTCAAGAACTGGATAT gaacatttttatgaCCCTAAGAGCAACCAAGGATACATATCTTGGCGACTCAAAACAGTTTTGCGGCAAAGCAAACACCATGGTGGACACCACAGCAAGAAGGATGCCAGGTCAAGTGGAACATCAGACAGTGAGGGCAGTGGAGGACCAACAGCTTATAGAGAAACTTGCAACCATTTGGAACTGCAGTTAG